A window of Streptomyces marispadix contains these coding sequences:
- a CDS encoding GntR family transcriptional regulator: MSTDGGAVTAAAEPESGNGNGARTTRVPKYYRLKRHLLEMTETMPPGTPVPPERTLATEFDTSRTTVRQALQELVVEGRLERIQGKGTFVAKPKVSQALQLTSYTEDMRAQGLEPTSQLLDIGYVTADDRLADALDIPAGGRVLRIERLRLASGEPMAIETTHLSQRRFPALRRSLVKYTSLYTALAEVYGVHLAEAEETIETSLATPREAGLLGTDVGLPMLMLSRHSLDTDGEPVEWVRSVYRGDRYKFVANLQRPHHGHNG, translated from the coding sequence ATGAGCACGGACGGGGGCGCGGTCACAGCCGCGGCGGAACCGGAGTCCGGAAACGGCAACGGCGCGCGGACCACGCGCGTGCCCAAGTACTACCGGCTCAAGCGGCACTTGCTGGAGATGACGGAGACGATGCCGCCCGGCACTCCCGTCCCGCCGGAGCGCACTCTGGCCACCGAGTTCGACACCTCGCGCACGACCGTGCGCCAGGCCCTGCAGGAACTCGTCGTCGAGGGACGGCTGGAGCGCATTCAGGGCAAGGGCACCTTCGTCGCCAAGCCGAAGGTCTCCCAGGCCCTCCAACTCACCTCGTACACCGAGGACATGCGCGCACAGGGCCTGGAACCGACGTCGCAGTTGCTCGACATCGGCTATGTCACCGCCGACGACCGCCTCGCCGACGCCCTCGACATACCCGCGGGCGGGCGCGTGCTGCGCATCGAGCGGCTGCGTCTCGCCAGCGGGGAGCCGATGGCGATCGAGACGACCCATCTCTCACAGCGGCGTTTCCCGGCGCTGCGGCGCAGCCTCGTGAAGTACACCTCGCTCTACACGGCACTCGCGGAGGTGTACGGCGTCCACCTCGCGGAGGCCGAGGAGACCATCGAGACCTCGCTCGCCACTCCCCGGGAGGCCGGGCTGCTCGGCACGGACGTGGGCCTGCCGATGCTGATGCTCTCGCGGCACTCGCTCGACACCGACGGGGAGCCGGTGGAGTGGGTGCGCTCGGTCTACCGGGGGGACCGCTACAAGTTCGTCGCCAATCTCCAGCGCCCGCATCACGGACACAACGGCTGA
- a CDS encoding DUF3311 domain-containing protein, protein MPAPPETPETATQSPSHSPVVTPLRVAVGVCLFLPFVALMWVSSYSRTEPTLGGLPFFYWYQMLWVLVSAVMTVVAYKLVQRDEARRRAAAGTGGAGAASAADGTEAADAADGSDADGGEDGAR, encoded by the coding sequence ATGCCAGCGCCACCCGAAACACCTGAGACCGCGACGCAGTCGCCGTCGCACTCGCCCGTGGTCACGCCGCTGCGGGTGGCCGTCGGAGTGTGCCTCTTCCTGCCGTTCGTCGCGCTGATGTGGGTCAGCTCGTACTCGCGTACCGAACCCACGCTCGGCGGGCTGCCGTTCTTCTACTGGTACCAGATGCTGTGGGTGCTGGTCTCGGCCGTGATGACGGTGGTCGCGTACAAGCTCGTCCAGCGTGACGAGGCGAGGCGGCGAGCCGCGGCCGGAACCGGAGGGGCCGGCGCGGCAAGCGCGGCCGACGGAACCGAAGCGGCGGACGCGGCAGACGGAAGCGACGCCGACGGCGGAGAGGACGGTGCCCGATGA
- a CDS encoding GNAT family N-acetyltransferase produces MDITIRPARDEELDEVGELTAEAYLRDGLLDFGEDDPYLDTLRAARRRALHTEVLVAAEAASERVLGAVAFVGDGGEYADIAGPGEGEFRMLAVRAEGRGRGAGEALVRACVERARERGLRRLLLCSHERMTSAHRLYARLGFVRIPERDWEPLPSMALRAYALEL; encoded by the coding sequence ATGGACATCACGATCAGACCGGCTCGCGACGAGGAGCTGGACGAGGTCGGCGAGCTGACCGCGGAGGCGTATCTACGGGACGGGCTGCTGGACTTCGGCGAGGACGACCCGTATCTGGACACACTGCGGGCGGCCCGGCGCCGTGCACTGCACACGGAGGTGCTGGTCGCCGCGGAGGCCGCGTCGGAGCGAGTGCTCGGCGCGGTGGCCTTCGTCGGCGACGGCGGGGAGTACGCGGACATCGCGGGCCCGGGCGAGGGCGAGTTCAGGATGCTCGCGGTACGGGCCGAGGGGCGCGGTCGCGGGGCGGGCGAGGCCCTGGTGCGGGCATGCGTCGAGCGGGCGCGTGAACGGGGCCTGAGACGGCTGCTGCTGTGCAGCCACGAGCGGATGACGTCGGCGCACAGGCTGTACGCGCGGCTGGGCTTCGTACGCATACCGGAGAGGGACTGGGAACCGCTTCCGAGCATGGCGCTGCGGGCGTACGCGCTCGAACTGTGA
- the mctP gene encoding monocarboxylate uptake permease MctP, which produces MSGVNGVALAVFVFFFVLVTAMGFLAARWRKAENADSLDEWGLGGRSFGTWVTWFLLGGDLYTAYTFVAVPAAIYAAGAAGFFAVPYTILVYPLIFTFLPRLWSVSHRHGYVTTSDFVRGRFGSKSLALAVAVTGILATMPYIALQLVGIQSVLDVMGIGGGESTHWFIKDLPLLIAFAVLAAYTYSSGLRAPALIAFVKDTLIYIVIAVAIIYIPFKLGGFDDVFAKAGDALSQTNPATGKPKGEVVTSSPNQWAYATLAFGSALALFMYPHSITATLSSGSRNVIRRNTTILPLYSLMLGMLALLGFMAIAAGIKVKNGQLAIPQLFENMFPSWFAGVAFAAIGIGALVPAAIMSIAAANLFTRNIYKDFLRPDATPEQETKVSKITSLLVKVGALIFVLGMDKTVAINFQLLGGIWILQTFPSLVGGLFTRWFHRWALLAGWAVGMVYGTVTAYGVSSPVQKHFGGSNDVIPGIGEIGYIGLTAFVLNAVVTVVLTFVLRAVKAPDGVDETRPSDYTADVGDPGVQEELPAPTGAH; this is translated from the coding sequence ATGAGCGGGGTCAACGGAGTGGCGCTGGCCGTCTTCGTCTTCTTCTTCGTGCTCGTCACGGCGATGGGCTTTCTCGCGGCACGCTGGCGCAAGGCCGAGAACGCCGACAGCCTCGACGAATGGGGCCTGGGCGGACGGAGCTTCGGCACCTGGGTCACCTGGTTCCTGCTCGGCGGCGACCTGTACACGGCGTACACCTTCGTGGCGGTTCCGGCGGCGATCTACGCGGCGGGCGCCGCGGGCTTCTTCGCCGTCCCGTACACGATCCTCGTCTACCCGCTGATCTTCACGTTCCTGCCGCGGCTGTGGTCGGTCTCGCACCGGCACGGGTACGTGACGACGTCGGACTTCGTGCGCGGCCGGTTCGGCTCCAAGTCGCTGGCGCTGGCGGTCGCCGTGACGGGCATCCTCGCGACGATGCCGTACATCGCGCTGCAACTCGTCGGCATCCAGTCGGTGCTGGACGTCATGGGCATCGGCGGCGGCGAGTCGACGCACTGGTTCATCAAGGACCTGCCGCTGCTGATCGCCTTCGCGGTGCTGGCGGCGTACACCTACTCCTCCGGGCTGCGGGCGCCGGCGCTGATCGCCTTCGTCAAGGACACGCTGATCTACATCGTCATCGCGGTGGCGATCATCTACATCCCGTTCAAACTGGGCGGTTTCGACGACGTGTTCGCCAAGGCCGGCGACGCCCTGTCGCAGACCAACCCGGCCACGGGCAAGCCGAAGGGCGAGGTCGTCACCAGCTCGCCCAACCAGTGGGCGTACGCGACGCTCGCCTTCGGCTCCGCGCTGGCGCTCTTCATGTATCCGCACTCGATCACGGCGACGCTCTCCAGCGGCAGCCGCAACGTGATCCGTCGGAACACCACGATCCTGCCGCTGTACTCGCTGATGCTGGGCATGCTCGCACTGCTGGGCTTCATGGCCATCGCGGCGGGCATCAAGGTGAAGAACGGGCAGCTCGCGATCCCGCAGCTCTTCGAGAACATGTTCCCGAGCTGGTTCGCGGGCGTCGCCTTCGCCGCCATCGGCATCGGCGCGCTCGTACCGGCGGCCATCATGTCGATCGCGGCCGCGAACCTCTTCACCAGGAACATCTACAAGGACTTCCTCCGCCCCGATGCGACCCCCGAGCAGGAGACCAAGGTCTCCAAGATCACGTCGCTGCTGGTGAAGGTCGGCGCCCTGATCTTCGTCCTCGGGATGGACAAGACGGTCGCGATCAACTTCCAGCTCCTGGGCGGCATCTGGATCCTCCAGACGTTCCCGTCGCTCGTGGGCGGGCTCTTCACCCGCTGGTTCCACCGGTGGGCGCTGCTGGCCGGCTGGGCCGTCGGCATGGTCTACGGAACGGTCACGGCGTACGGCGTCTCCTCGCCGGTGCAGAAGCACTTCGGCGGCAGCAACGACGTGATCCCCGGCATCGGGGAGATCGGGTACATCGGCCTGACCGCGTTCGTGCTCAACGCGGTGGTCACGGTGGTGCTCACCTTCGTACTGAGGGCCGTGAAGGCACCGGACGGAGTCGACGAGACGCGTCCCTCGGACTACACGGCGGACGTCGGAGACCCGGGCGTACAGGAGGAGTTGCCCGCGCCGACCGGCGCGCACTGA
- a CDS encoding ribonucleoside-diphosphate reductase subunit alpha, producing MTIAPASPPGSAAPPHVSGQPAEDGALLHTLTELAADLPGTDPRRVAGAVLRGRRQDADEAESRSLAAEEAAGLIGEEPAYSRLAARLLTLAIREEARGQGASSFSSSIATGHREGLIADRTAAFVRTHAARLDALVEEAVESGADDRFGYFGLRTVHSRYLLRHPTTRRVIETPQHFLLRVACGLADGDSAQAADEVAELYGLTSSLAYLPSSPTLFNSGTRHAQMSSCYLLDSPKDELDSIYDRYKQVARLSKHAGGIGLSYSRIRARGSLIRGTNGHSGGIVPFLRTLDSSVAAVNQGGRRKGAACVYLETWHADVEEFLELRDNTGEEARRTHNLNLAHWIPDEFMRRVEADADWSLFSPVDVPELADLWGGEFDDAYRRAEADGRAVRRVPARRLYARMMRTLAQTGNGWMTFKDTANRTANQTAKPGRTVHSSNLCTEILEVTDDGETAVCNLGSVNLAAHLGESGAMDWERLDATVRTAVTFLDRVVDINFYPTEQAERSNSRWRPVGLGVMGLQDVFFRLRLPFDSEEARRLSTRISERIMLAAYGASADLAERHGPLPAWEETRTARGVLHPDHYPRARPAWPERWSALRERISRTGMRNSLLLAVAPTATIAAIAGVCECIEPQVSNLFKRETLSGEFLQVNTYLVAELKRLGLWDERTREELREADGSVQDLRRVPAEVRELFRTAWELPQRSLIDMAAARTPYLDQSQSLNLFMAAPTIGKLSSMYAYAWKSGIKTTYYLRSRPATRIARAAGAAAATATAGAAAASADAEPPHASVPPPHGADAATCSLENPESCEACQ from the coding sequence GTGACCATCGCACCCGCATCGCCACCCGGCTCCGCCGCGCCGCCTCACGTATCCGGGCAGCCCGCCGAGGACGGCGCGCTGCTGCACACCCTGACCGAGCTGGCCGCCGATCTTCCCGGCACCGATCCCCGGCGGGTCGCCGGAGCTGTGCTGCGCGGACGCCGACAGGACGCAGACGAGGCCGAGTCGAGGTCGCTCGCCGCGGAGGAGGCCGCCGGGCTGATCGGCGAGGAGCCCGCCTACTCGCGGCTGGCGGCCCGGCTGCTCACGCTCGCCATCCGCGAAGAGGCCCGCGGCCAGGGCGCGTCGTCCTTCTCGTCCTCCATCGCCACGGGGCACCGCGAGGGCCTGATCGCGGACCGTACGGCCGCGTTCGTACGGACCCACGCGGCCCGCCTCGACGCCCTCGTGGAGGAGGCGGTCGAATCGGGAGCGGACGACCGCTTCGGCTACTTCGGGCTGCGGACGGTGCATTCGCGGTATCTGCTGCGCCATCCCACGACGCGCCGGGTGATCGAGACGCCGCAGCACTTCCTGCTGCGCGTCGCCTGCGGGCTCGCCGACGGCGACTCCGCACAGGCGGCGGACGAGGTCGCGGAGTTGTACGGGCTGACGAGTTCGCTGGCCTATCTCCCCTCCTCCCCCACGCTCTTCAACTCCGGTACGCGGCACGCCCAGATGTCGTCCTGCTATCTGCTGGACTCGCCGAAGGACGAGCTGGACTCGATCTACGACCGCTACAAGCAGGTGGCGCGGCTGTCGAAGCACGCGGGCGGCATCGGCCTGTCCTACTCCCGTATCCGTGCCCGCGGTTCGCTGATCCGGGGCACGAACGGGCACTCGGGCGGCATCGTGCCGTTCCTTCGCACTCTGGACTCCTCGGTGGCCGCCGTGAACCAGGGCGGCCGTCGCAAGGGCGCCGCCTGCGTCTATCTGGAGACCTGGCACGCGGACGTGGAGGAGTTCCTGGAACTGCGCGACAACACCGGCGAGGAGGCCCGGCGCACCCACAACCTCAATCTCGCGCACTGGATTCCGGACGAGTTCATGCGCCGCGTGGAGGCGGACGCCGACTGGTCGCTCTTCTCGCCCGTCGACGTGCCGGAGCTGGCGGACCTCTGGGGCGGGGAGTTCGACGACGCCTACCGCAGGGCGGAGGCGGACGGCCGTGCGGTGCGCCGGGTGCCCGCCCGCCGCCTGTACGCGCGCATGATGCGCACCCTCGCCCAGACGGGCAACGGCTGGATGACCTTCAAGGACACCGCCAACCGCACGGCGAATCAGACGGCGAAGCCGGGCCGCACCGTGCACTCCTCGAATCTGTGCACGGAGATCCTGGAGGTCACCGACGACGGCGAGACCGCCGTCTGCAATCTGGGTTCGGTCAATCTCGCGGCGCATCTCGGCGAGTCGGGCGCTATGGACTGGGAGCGCCTGGACGCCACGGTGCGTACGGCGGTGACGTTCCTGGACCGTGTCGTCGACATCAACTTCTATCCCACAGAGCAGGCAGAGCGCTCCAACTCCCGCTGGCGCCCGGTCGGTCTGGGGGTGATGGGCCTCCAGGACGTCTTCTTCCGGCTGAGGCTGCCCTTCGACTCGGAGGAGGCACGGCGGCTCTCCACCCGTATCTCCGAACGGATCATGCTCGCGGCGTACGGGGCCAGCGCGGACCTCGCCGAGCGGCACGGGCCGCTGCCTGCCTGGGAGGAGACCCGTACCGCACGCGGCGTGCTGCACCCCGACCACTATCCGCGGGCGCGACCGGCCTGGCCGGAGCGCTGGTCGGCCCTTCGGGAGCGCATCAGCCGTACGGGGATGCGCAATTCGCTGCTGCTGGCGGTCGCGCCGACGGCGACGATCGCGGCCATCGCGGGCGTCTGCGAGTGCATCGAGCCGCAGGTCTCGAACCTCTTCAAGCGGGAGACGCTCAGCGGCGAGTTCCTCCAGGTGAACACCTATCTCGTAGCGGAGCTGAAGCGGCTCGGGCTGTGGGACGAACGCACTCGCGAGGAGCTGCGGGAGGCGGACGGATCGGTGCAGGACCTCCGCCGGGTCCCCGCGGAGGTGCGTGAACTCTTCCGTACGGCATGGGAGTTGCCTCAGCGCTCGCTGATCGACATGGCCGCGGCCCGTACCCCGTATCTCGACCAGAGCCAGTCGCTGAACCTGTTCATGGCGGCGCCGACGATCGGCAAGCTCAGCTCGATGTACGCCTACGCATGGAAGAGCGGCATCAAGACGACGTACTACCTGCGTTCGCGGCCGGCGACGCGCATCGCACGGGCCGCGGGCGCAGCGGCGGCAACGGCGACGGCGGGGGCTGCCGCTGCTTCGGCGGACGCCGAGCCCCCGCACGCGTCCGTGCCGCCCCCGCATGGCGCCGACGCCGCCACCTGCTCCCTGGAGAACCCCGAGTCCTGCGAGGCATGCCAGTGA